A window of Neorhizobium galegae bv. orientalis str. HAMBI 540 genomic DNA:
TCGAGAGTCGGATTGATCAGGATCAATCGCGGCCGGCGGATGCACGGCGGCGGCCTGAAAGGGAGAATTTGTCGCACGAAAAACCCCGCCTCCCCGCGGGCGCTCCAATGGGAACGCTCCACCGGGGAGACGGGGTTTGGGCAGATCGTCGGAGCGCGAGGCCTTGAGTGCTGAATGCCTTGGTCGAAAACTCGACCTTTGTCAGGCCAGCTTGCGCCCGTTGGCGACGATCATGCCAGCGGCGCCTTCCAGCCAGCCGGCCTTGAGTTCGAGCGCCAGGAAACGCGAACGCTCGAAGGGGCCGGGCATGACAAGATGCCGGGTTTTGTCGGCGAAGAAACCGAACCGTTCATAATAGGCAGCATCGCCGACCAGCAGGATCGCGCCGTGGCCGCGCTTGTGAGCCTCGGTGATCGCCGCACGCATCAGTGCAGCACCTATGCCCTTGCCTTCGTAAGCGCAATCGACCGCGAGCGGGCCGAGCAGCAGTGCATCGATCGCCTGGCCTTCGGACGAAATGCCGGCTTCGATGTTCCAAAGCCGCACGGTACCGATCACGTGACCGGCGCCGTCACGGGCGACGATCGCAAGGCCTTCGGCCGGCACGCGGTTGCGGCGGATCTTTTCCGACGATTTTTTGCGCCGATCCGGGCCCATGGCGCGGTCGAGCAGGGTTTCGCGGGCGACCACGTCGGCCGGAGTTTCGGCGTCGATGGCGAAAGTGGAGTTGGGCGCAAAGAATGCGCGCACAGAATCAAGAACAGCGGCCATCTTGGCCTCCCGTACCCAATACCGTTATCAGCGGCGATGAAGAGGAATTGTGAATTTGCCGCCCCGGCTGGTTACGGGGCCGGCGGTATTAGATGACGCCAGTTAGGCAGGCAAAACCGCCTTAGATGACGTACGCCTTCAGGGGGTCGAAACCGTTGAAGGCGACGGCCGAGTAGGTCGTCGTATAGGCGCCAGTGCCTTCGATCAGAACCTCGTCGCCAATGGTGAGTGTCACCGGCAGCGGATACATGTTCTTCTCGTACATCACGTCGGCGCTGTCGCAGGTCGGGCCGGCGAGAACGCAG
This region includes:
- a CDS encoding GNAT family N-acetyltransferase; its protein translation is MAAVLDSVRAFFAPNSTFAIDAETPADVVARETLLDRAMGPDRRKKSSEKIRRNRVPAEGLAIVARDGAGHVIGTVRLWNIEAGISSEGQAIDALLLGPLAVDCAYEGKGIGAALMRAAITEAHKRGHGAILLVGDAAYYERFGFFADKTRHLVMPGPFERSRFLALELKAGWLEGAAGMIVANGRKLA